The DNA window AACGTAGATGCTTATCTTCGTTTTGTAGACTGCTGCTTAGACTTAGGAATCTCTATCCCTATTGTTCCTGGTATTATGCCTATTCACCATTATCCACAGCTCGCTCGGTTTTCTGATATCTGCGGGGCAGAAATTCCTCGTTGGCTACGGAAGCGACTAGAAAATTTTAGTGAAGGTGAAGACGAAGCATTACTTTCTTTTACTACTGATGTATTAAGCCATCTTTGCCAACAACTCCTCGATGCAGGGGCGCCCGGCTTGCATTTTTATACCCTAAATCGTGCAGAACCCACCCTTGCGATTTGGCATAATCTTGGGTTAAGCACTAAAAAATAGTTTTTTTGGAGAATAAATGCCATGCGTATTTTACATACTATGCTACGGGTAGGTAACTTAGGGCGATCCATTAAATTTTATACAGAAATTTTAGGGATGAAGCTCCTAAGACAACACGATTACCTTGAAGGACGATTTACTCTTGCTTTTGTGGGCTATGGAGATGAGGTAAATCATACGGTGCTAGAGCTAACTCACAACTGGGATACAGAAAAATATAATATTGGAGATGGTTTTGGTCATGTAGCTATTGCAGTAGATAATGCAGCAAAGGCCTGCGATGAAATTAGAAAACAAGGAGGTAATGTGGTTCGGGAGGTTGGGCCTATGAAACACGGTACGACAGTGATTGCCTTTGTAGAAGATCCAGATGGTTATAAAATTGAGCTAATTGAGCGGAAGTAAAAATTTTTTAAAAAACCCAAACCCTGCAACATAAGTAAAAACTAGAAACTGCCTGTTTTCCTAGACCCTCACTTGTAATAGAATTTTTTATTACTACAAAGATCTTTGACTTTTTTATTCATGAATCTACACAAAAAGCAATTCCTGCATCTATCCAACCCTCATTAAATAAAGGCTCAAGGACAGAGTGGTTAGTTACATAACGAAAGGCTGGTTCTTTACCTAAAGCAGGACCGTTATTATAAGCCAGATACACAGTTGTATAAGAATTAGGGCAAGATTGCACACCACTTTCTATTTGTGCAGGAACTGCCATAAAAGGATACTTCACAAAATTCCACCGAGGCATATCTGCTGGAGTTTTCTCTTGTAGCTCTAAGAGCTGATTACAGTCACTTGGAGAAATAGTCCAATAATGACTATTCGGCCCTGGAAAAACTGAGCCGTAAAATTCACACACATAAGACCCTACTGTGCTGCCCAGTACTCGCCAAGCGGTAAAATTTTGACCGGTAGGTATCCAATTTGCTCCTATAGATTCCGGCTCTGTAGTCATGGAGTACCGATCTATATCTGAATTATAGAATTCAGTTACGGTAATTTCTGTCTCTGGTGTTATACCAGACACACTAGGTCGGACATATGGAATCAGTTTATATATGTCAGATATTTCATCTTTTGGTACAGGTTGCCGATTTCCAAAACAGTCTACTTGAGAGCAGGTAAAATAACCTGCAGCACTAGTAGCAATCAGCAATCCATTGGCATTAGTAATACTGTGTGGAATTCTCAACAATCCCTTGTTCATCCCTTTCCAATCTCCCGAAGGATCAGTACTTACCATAATCCCTTTATCAATACCAGCAACCATCATAGACTTTAAGGGGGGCTCTTGGGGAATAAAAGCTAGCCCATAAACAGATTTTTTTAAAGTGGTTAATTGCCACGATACCCCCCTATCTTGGCTTTGATATAACCCTTGATTAGAAAGGGCATAAACAATTTGAGGATTATTAGGATCTAGGACTATTCGTACCGTGTTTTTTGGAAAGCTGCCGTCATCTATTTGATTCCAAGTAGCACCTAAATCGGTAGACTCCCAAAGCCCTACTGCTCCCAAACCATTAAATTCTGCAACATTCGCCCATAATCCTGTCCCTTCTGGATTAGCTAATAAATTATAGCGATCGTTGCCAATAAGAAGATTGCTTCCATCGCTTGCTTTTTGGGTTTCTCCTCCTTGCCAAGTTTGACCATTATCCAAGCTATGGTACATATATTGATCACCACGAGCTACACCAACAATGCCTATAAAAAAAGAATTGCCAACTTTTACAGGTGGAGCAGTAAGACCTGATCCGTTTACATAGGATGGATCAAGATCAGAGAATATTGGGGTGTGATCAATAAGCTCTCCCATAGAGGAATAAGTATCCATTCCTCCAATGCTAAAAACAAGGCTGTTTCCATCTGCTCCTGCTATCGCATTGGCATCAGAGATGAGAACATCAGGACTGTCAGATGAAGGCACAGAGATAAGCGGATTTATAGTCGTTTGAGGCGAGTTAATCTCAAATATTCCTTGTGGGCGATATTGATCCGTATCACTGGTATCGCTGCTTCGAAAATCATTAGAATACTGTAGCCAAGCACTATTTATATTGATAAAGGGCGATAATGCCGGTGCTTGAAAAGTGGATATCATTACCCCATTAAGAAAAACTTGAGGACCGATACAGGAATCCGTTTCAGGACATAAAAGATTCCATTGTGCTGCTTGGGTAGTAGAGGCTAGATTTAAAGTGGTAGCGATACTTAAGAGCATAGCTAATTTATTTAACTTAGTCATATAGGGATATCCAGAATGATAGGGTTAAATTTTAATCCCTATTTTTTTAGGCAAAACTTAGAGATTATTCATAGTAGATTATTTTCACTATACTCAGTATAGACTACTCTTTATTGCGAGAGATGCAGTTTTAAAAGCAAAAAAATATAGGTAATATTACGGTATACTTACCTTTTACACGGTTGGGGTCGTAGCTCAGTTGGGAGAGCGTCGCGTTCGCAATGCGAAGGTCGGGAGTTCGATCCTCCTCGACTCCACCACTTTTTAAGAAATTAACCAAGCCTGATTGATTTTTTTACCCATATTTCTTAGTACTAATACTGGTTCGGGTCGTATTGCAACGGACTTGGGGCAGTCCCCAACTGTTGGCATGCTGCTCCTAGCATCTATTCGGATAGGTGGTGAACACCCACTAGGCAACTGCCGATAACTTTTCTTCTAGTTGTTCAGATAACCGATCAAGGTTCTTGCCAAATTAACACTATCTATATCTTTCTGGATTTAAGCTCCGATAGCTCATCACGGCAGTAAAGATAATCCCAATTCTTTCAAAAATGCGTTGTGCTTATCCTTGCTTCTCACAATTGCTTGCTCAATGTCCACTAACTGCTGGTGCGTATCAGCTAGGTCAATTGCTGCCTCAACCTCTGCCGTACTTACGTAGCGCGATATATTCAGGTTGTAGCCTTCCTTTTCAATGCGTTCCATCGACACGCGCATCGAGTAACGATCTTCTTTGCGGCGGTGTTGGTAGGTATCAAGAATCTTGTCGATATGCTCGGGCAGTAAACGGTTTTGCCGCTTGCCCTTCTCAAAGTATTGGGCAGCATTGATAAACAGTACGTCATCGGGCTTCTTGCATTTCTTCAGCACCAAGATGCACACCGGAATGCCGGTGGAGAAAAACAAGTTA is part of the Candidatus Nitrosacidococcus sp. I8 genome and encodes:
- the gloA gene encoding lactoylglutathione lyase is translated as MRILHTMLRVGNLGRSIKFYTEILGMKLLRQHDYLEGRFTLAFVGYGDEVNHTVLELTHNWDTEKYNIGDGFGHVAIAVDNAAKACDEIRKQGGNVVREVGPMKHGTTVIAFVEDPDGYKIELIERK
- a CDS encoding WD40/YVTN/BNR-like repeat-containing protein encodes the protein MTKLNKLAMLLSIATTLNLASTTQAAQWNLLCPETDSCIGPQVFLNGVMISTFQAPALSPFININSAWLQYSNDFRSSDTSDTDQYRPQGIFEINSPQTTINPLISVPSSDSPDVLISDANAIAGADGNSLVFSIGGMDTYSSMGELIDHTPIFSDLDPSYVNGSGLTAPPVKVGNSFFIGIVGVARGDQYMYHSLDNGQTWQGGETQKASDGSNLLIGNDRYNLLANPEGTGLWANVAEFNGLGAVGLWESTDLGATWNQIDDGSFPKNTVRIVLDPNNPQIVYALSNQGLYQSQDRGVSWQLTTLKKSVYGLAFIPQEPPLKSMMVAGIDKGIMVSTDPSGDWKGMNKGLLRIPHSITNANGLLIATSAAGYFTCSQVDCFGNRQPVPKDEISDIYKLIPYVRPSVSGITPETEITVTEFYNSDIDRYSMTTEPESIGANWIPTGQNFTAWRVLGSTVGSYVCEFYGSVFPGPNSHYWTISPSDCNQLLELQEKTPADMPRWNFVKYPFMAVPAQIESGVQSCPNSYTTVYLAYNNGPALGKEPAFRYVTNHSVLEPLFNEGWIDAGIAFCVDS